The Pagrus major chromosome 10, Pma_NU_1.0 genome contains a region encoding:
- the LOC141003545 gene encoding toll-like receptor 2 — translation MGRPTNLSSALQIILLLSLCWGQRSNPDDERPSCGRCDLRLSCNCSYGGFTRVPMVTDRALSLDLSNNNITVVTDDDLTGHRQLRALSLHGNRIAEIHPSAFDSLWSLVELDLSDNQLTALNQKWFNKLEALQQLNLLNNPYSCLGSPPVFQGLVRLRRLRFGGPALEELKRGDLSGVTELEELTVHANNLTRYESGTLAYVWPLGCVTLSLHSPFLTNEALASAVLSDVSYPETPIVLEDLHLIGNDTVQPFKAAANKRVRYVTLRKTSVSDEAIVHFLEAFSGVPLTFFSGDGVTLTGEGRWETASWTDQKSIDEFHIRNAVVLDVFKFVSFLQLGFLLQYPRKVSVVNCKAFVMPCQTSALLKNLQYLDFSDNLLTDMTLKETLCDGDGTMKDLRVLNVSGNALQSFSMLTHLVLKLSKLTHLDISRNGYNSMPQSCSWPSTLRYLNLSWTSLTTITPCLPKTLKVLDLSNNDLRNFSQALPALRELHLSGNKFLRLPSGSLFPNLQTLTIQSNTLNMLSHSDLQSYQRLQSLQAGQNKFVCSCDFVDFFQSVIKGNGDVHLTDREDAYICDSPLFLQGEEVGQVRLSVVECHRVLFVSVCCGVALFVAILLCVLLWRLHAIWYLKMTWAWLRAKRNSRQRRRNDREDSEALLSFDAFVSYSERDASWVENFLVPELEEPREIDEGLMNPRHPRPLTLCLHKRDFLPGHWIVDNIISAMERSRRTVFVLSENFVQSDWCRYELDFSHFWLFDGDSGRDAAILILLEPLSKDDIPKRFCKLRKLMSSTTYLEWPQEEERVGEFWKSLRNALRGEEEEDD, via the exons ATGGGCCGGCCAACCAACCTTTCCTCCGCCCTCcagatcatcctcctcctctctctctgctggggtcagaggtcaaaccCAGATGACGAGAGGCCATCCTGCGGGCGCTGCGACCTTCGGCTCTCCTGTAACTGCTCCTATGGCGGCTTCACACGGGTTCCCATGGTAACGGACCGCGCCCTGAGTCTTGACCtctccaacaacaacatcacCGTGGTGACGGACGATGATCTGACAGGCCACAGACAACTGAGGGCTCTGAGTCTTCACG GTAACAGGATAGCTGAGATCCACCCGTCAGCGTTCGACTCTCTGTGGAGCCTGGTGGAGCTGGATCTGTCTGACAATCAGCTGACTGCTCTCAACCAAAAATGGTTCAACAAGCTAGAAGCTCTACAGCAGCTCAACCTGCTCAACAACCCATACAG CTGCCTGGGTTCTCCTCCGGTGTTTCAGGGGCTGGTCAGGTTGAGGAGGCTTCGGTTTGGAGGTCCCGCTCTGGAGGAGCTAAAGAGAGGAGATCTGTCTGGAGTCACTGAGCTGGAGGAGCTCACTGTGCACGCCAATAACCTGACGAG gtaTGAGTCCGGTACTCTGGCATACGTTTGGCCGTTGGGTTGTGTCACTTTGAGCCTCCACAGTCCATTTTTAACAAATGAGGCCTTAGCCTCAGCTGTGCTCAGTGACGTGTCATACCCGGAGACGCCCATCGTTCTAGAAGACCTCCATCTCATTGGGAATGATACCGTTCAGCCTTTCAAAGCAGCAGCCAATAAGAGAGTCAG GTACGTAACTTTACGCAAAACGTCTGTGTCTGATGAGGCCATTGTTCACTTCCTGGAGGCATTCAGTGGAGTACCGCTCACCTTCTTTTCGGGTGATGGCGTCACGTTAACAGGCGAGGGCAG GTGGGAGACAGCCAGCTGGACTGATCAAAAAAGCATTGACGAGTTCCACATACGAAACGCCGTGGTGCTGGATGTCTTTAAGTTTGTCTCATTTCTACAGCTGGGATTTCTGCTGCAGTATCCCAGGAAGGTGTCTGTCGTAAATTGTAAG GCCTTCGTGATGCCCTGTCAGACGTCTGCCCTGCTCAAGAACCTGCAGTACCTGGACTTTTCCGACAACCTGCTGACTGACATGACTCTTAAGGAGACGCTGTGCGATGGTGACGGCACAATGAAGGACCTACGAGTTTTAAACGTCAGCGGAAACGCTCTGCAG TCTTTTTCCATGCTGACCCACCTGGTACTGAAGCTCTCCAAGCTGACCCACCTGGATATCAGCAGGAACGGATACAACTCCATGCCCCAGAGCTGCTCCTGGCCCTCCACCCTGCGATACCTCAACCTCTCCTGGACCTCACTTACAACCATCACCCCCTGTCTACCCAAAACTCTGAAG GTGTTGGATCTGAGCAACAATGACCTCAGAAACTTCTCTCAGGCCCTGCCTGCCCTGAGAGAGCTCCACCTCTCTGGGAACAAGTTCCTGAGGCTGCCCTCTGGATCGCTGTTCCCCAATCTGCAAACACTTACAATACAG TCGAACACCTTGAACATGCTCAGCCATTCAGACCTCCAGTCGTACCAACGACTCCAGAGCCTCCAGGCCGGTCAGAACAAATTTGTCTGCTCCTGTGACTTCGTTGACTTCTTCCAGTCAGTCATTAAAGGAAATGGAGATGTGCatttgacagacagagaggacgCCTACATCTGCgactctcctctcttcctgcaGGGGGAAGAAGTGGGTCAAGTCCGCCTCTCCGTTGTTGAATGCCACCGGGTTTTGTTCGTGTCTGTGTGCTGTGGGGTGGCGCTGTTTGTCGCCATCCTGCTGTGTGTCCTGTTGTGGCGCCTCCATGCAATCTGGTACCTCAAGATGACATGGGCTTGGCTGAGGGCCAAGCGTAACTCCCGGCAACGACGGCGCAATGATAGAGAAGACTCAGAAGCGTTGCTGTCCTTCGACGCCTTTGTGTCCTACAGTGAGAGAGATGCTAGCTGGGTGGAAAACTTCTTGGTGCCTGAGCTGGAGGAGCCGAG GGAGATTGATGAAGGCCTTATGAATCCCAGACATCCTCGGCCTCTGACCCTGTGCCTCCACAAGCGGGACTTCCTTCCTGGGCACTGGATTGTGGATAATATCATAAGCGCCATGGAGCGCAGCCGGCGTACCGTCTTCGTCCTCTCAGAGAACTTTGTCCAGTCGGACTGGTGCCGCTACGAGCTGGACTTCTCCCACTTCTGGCTTTTCGATGGAGATTCCGGCCGAGATGCGGCCATCTTGATCCTGCTGGAACCGCTGTCCAAGGACGACATCCCCAAACGCTTCTGCAAACTGCGCAAACTCATGAGCTCCACCACCTACCTGGAGTGgcctcaggaggaggagagggtcgGGGAGTTCTGGAAGAGTCTCCGCAACGCtttgagaggagaagaagaggaggatgactGA
- the LOC141004044 gene encoding serine protease FAM111A-like, with the protein MENQQPGGAAGPQTGRYSHVPVKEENSSEPTKVLELRKENSWNGKIQQLFSDMHRLRKLLKLSESVCKVIVKNVIKGTGFVLFGNYILTNAHLFKDYVEGETLERGVEVSVDFYFNYDDTISHRHQVVKSYICPEGDLDYAVLEFNTEGQRVSNLKTQTQQNIKIPPGLLKDFSPVPPSGEAYLIGHPGGEVKKMDPTCIIEKEKREQAVDDHLHPYKDSPLTLYSIKKVVTYNTFMYHGSSGSPVFDAQCKVFGLHTAGFVYGFQKYKESVIEYAFSLHTILKHFVNMLKTKGLEELLKRFEEAAKGNSDLQEVLKSVSEAQVVKAEPADVGNLSDSSEPMDTD; encoded by the exons ATGGAGAATCAACAGCCAGGTGGAGCTGCAGGCCCTCAG ACGGGTAGATACAGCCATGTGCCAGTGAAGGAGGAGAACTCCAGTGAACCCACA AAAGTACTAGAGCTGAGGAAGGAAAACTCATGGAATGGAAAGATCCAGCAGTTATTCAGTGACATGCACAGACTCAGGAAGCTGCTAAAACTGAGTGAGTCAGTCTGCAAAGTGATTGTTAAGAATGTAATTAAGGGCACAGGCTTTGTGTTGTTTGGCAACTACATCTTAACTAACgcacatttatttaaagattaTGTTGAAGGAGAAACACTGGAGAGGGGTGTAGAGGTGtctgttgacttttattttaactaTGATGACACAATTTCCCACCGCCACCAGGTAGTTAAATCTTACATCTGCCCTGAAGGTGATCTTGACTATGCCGTACTTGAGTTCAACACTGAAGGCCAGAGGGTCTCCAACCTAAAAAcccaaacacaacagaacattaAGATACCACCAGGGCTCCTGAAGGACTTTAGTCCAGTGCCTCCGAGTGGTGAAGCCTATCTTATCGGTCACCCAGGAggagaagtgaaaaaaatggATCCCACATGTATCAttgagaaagagaagagggagcAGGCTGTCGATGATCATTTACATCCATACAAAGACAGTCCTCTCACTCTCTACTCAATCA AAAAAGTGGTGACCTACAACACTTTCATGTACCATGGCTCCTCTGGCTCTCCAGTGTTTGATGCTCAATGCAAAGTTTTTGGTTTGCACACTGCAGGATTCGTCTATGGGTTTCAAAAATACAAAGAGAGTGTGATAGAGTATGCCTTTTCTCTACACACTATATTGAAACACTTCGTGAATATGCTTAAGACAAAGGGACTTGAAGAGTTGTTAAAGAGATTTGAGGAGGCAGCAAAGGGAAACTCAGACCTACAAGAAGTCCTTAAGTCTGTATCTGAAGCACAGGTAGTCAAGGCTGAGCCAGCAGACGTTGGAAACCTCTCAGACTCTTCTGAACCAATGGACACTGATTAA
- the rnf175 gene encoding RING finger protein 175 encodes MAGVHPQDDLLKMTHRENWKVQHERLHVKHRGHEAMHAEMVLILIATLVVAQIVLVQWKQRHHRSYNLVTLVQMWVVPLYFTIKLYWWRFLSMWGMFSVVTSYVIFRATRKPLSCRTPRMVYKWFLLIYKLSYAVGVLGYLAIMFTMFGFNVFFRIKAEDSMDVGVIMLFYGLYYGVMGRDFAEICSDYMASTIGYYNKGGMPSRSLTNDICAVCGQRILVDVEEEGFIEDTYQLSCGHIFHEFCIRGWCIVGKKQTCPYCNEKVDLKRMMNNPWEKTHVLYGQLLDWLRYLVAWQPIIIGIVHGINFSLGLE; translated from the exons ATGGCGGGCGTGCACCCCCAG GACGACCTGCTGAAGatgacacacagagaaaactgGAA GGTGCAGCACGAGCGTCTGCACGTGAAGCACAGGGGTCACGAGGCCATGCATGCAGAGATGGTGCTGATCCTCATCGCCACGCTGGTGGTGGCTCAGATCGTCCTGGTCCAGTGGAAGCAGCGGCACCACCGCTCCTACAAT ctggtgACTCTCGTCCAGATGTGGGTGGTTCCTCTTTACTTCACCATCAAGCTCTACTGGTGGAGGTTTCTGTCCATGTGGGGCATGTTCTCCGTCGTCACCAGCTACGTCATCTTCAGAGCCACCCGCAAGCCGCTGTCCTGCAGGACGCCGAG GATGGTGTACAAGTGGTTCCTGTTAATCTACAAGCTGAGCTATGCGGTGGGCGTCCTGGGCTACCTGGCCATCATGTTCACCATGTTCGGCTTCAACGTCTTCTTCAG GATCAAGGCAGAGGACTCGATGGACGTTGGTGTCATCATGCTGTTTTACGGGCTTTACTACGGCGTCATGGGCCGAGACTTTGCCGAAATCTGCTCTGACTACATGGCTTCTACAATCGGG TACTACAACAAGGGAGGCATGCCCAGCAGGAGCCTGACCAACGACATCTGCGCAGTGTGCGGCCAGAGGATCCTGGTGGACGTGGAGGAGGAAGGATTTATAGAAGACACCTACCAGCTCTCCTGTGGACACAT ATTCCACGAGTTCTGCATCCGCGGCTGGTGCATCGTGGGTAAGAAGCAGACGTGTCCGTACTGCAACGAGAAGGTTGACTTGAAGAGGATGATGAACAACCC CTGGGAGAAGACACATGTCCTGTACGGGCAGCTGCTTGATTGGCTCCGATacctggttgcctggcaacccaTCATCATCGGTATCGTCCACGGGATTAACTTCTCCCTGGGCCTCGAATAG
- the LOC141003125 gene encoding uncharacterized protein, with amino-acid sequence MRLQIFLYDTFRRHARMFIEPAIVHAWKNSQEVMLQQLSEENKVILGGDMRADSPGHCAKFGSYTMMDLNTNTVVDLQLVQSNEVGGSSHMEKEGLKRSLALLGARGVTLDCIVTDRHPQIQKLLSENNISQFYDVWHMEKGISKKLDKISKKKDCQKVKRWMPAIRNHVYWTAASSTTGPERVAKWTSLLNHVQDVHTHEVPIFPKCLHTIRRTRDKSKWLSAATPAFYHLEKELTKKTVLKDIAKLSPHHQTSSLKAFHSVILRFAPKNVVYPYLGMLCRLYLAALHYNENADRGQATTSSGDPLFKLSFPKSRKGESRAKPVKTEATFRYVDDLMDLIMEKVFVDPSSYRAEILKINIPPDLSSQYEHPDKEVIAS; translated from the exons ATGCGTCTGCAGATTTTTCTGTACGACACGTTCCGTCGGCATGCCAGGATGTTTATAGAACCAGCTATTGTACACGCATGGAAAAATTCGCAGGAGGTGATGTTGCAGCAGCTCAGCGAAGAAAACAAAGTCATACTCGGTGGCGACATGAGGGCTGACTCTCCAG GGCACTGTGCAAAATTTGGTAGCTATACCATGATGgacctcaacaccaacactGTTGTCGATCTCCAGTTGGTTCAG AGCAATGAGGTTGGTGGAAGCTCACACATGGAGAAAGAGGGCCTGAAGAGGAGCCTGGCATTGTTGGGTGCACGTGGTGTAACCCTCGACTGCATCGTCACCGACCGTCACCCACAAATACAGAAACTCCTGAGCGAGAACAACATCTCACAGTTCTACGATGTCTGGCACATGGAGAAAG GAATTTCAAAGAAACTAGATAAAATTAGCAAGAAAAAGGACTGCCAAAAAGTAAAGAGGTGGATGCCAGCCATCAGAAACCACGTCTATTGGACAGCTGCATCATCGACGACGGGGCCGGAGAGAGTGGCTAAATGGACCTCCCTCCTGAACCATGTTCAGGATGTTCATACACATGAGGTCCCCATCTTCCCAAAATGCCTCCATACAATTCGCAGAACAAGGGACAAGAGTAAATGGCTCTCAGCAG CAACTCCTGCTTTCTACCACCTGGAGAAGGAGCTGACCAAAAAGACAGTCCTGAAGGACATTGCAAAACTCAGTCCCCACCACCAGACGTCCTCTCTGAAGGCGTTCCATAGCGTTATCCTGCGGTTCGCTCCAAAAAACGTGGTCTATCCATATCTGGGAATGCTGTGCAG ACTCTACCTGGCTGCACTGCATTACAATGAGAATGCTGATAGAGGACAAGCCACCACATCATCAGGGGATCCTCTTTTCAAACTGAGCTTTCCAAAGTCCAGGAAGGGGGAGAGCAGAGCCAAACCAGTGAAGACTGAGGCGACGTTCA GGTATGTTGATGATTTGATGGACCTGATCATGGAGAAGGTCTTTGTCGACCCATCATCGTACAGAGCTGAGATTCTGAAGATAAACATCCCGCCGGACCTGTCTTCACAATATGAGCATCCAGACAAGGAGGTCATCGCCAGCTAG